The nucleotide sequence TCGGGGGCGCGGCGCCCGCCTTCGGCGACGGCTTGCTCTTCACGGCTCATGGGAGGATCGGGCGCTGGCGAGGACAATTCGAGGCGGTCGAGAACGTCTTACGCCGCCCCGGGGCCGGCGCCAACCCGAGCGCGCGTTCCGTCGGGGCCATCGCTTGAAGCGATCGCCCTGGTTTTTTAAGGCCTCGGTCGCCGAAGGCGCCCTTCGCAACGGACCCGAGCCAGGGCGCCCCTGTCTAGGATTGCGGCCGCGAACGCGCTAGACCATCGGCTCGATCTTCAGGGACGTGCGATGGCTGACAAGGCGGTTCCCCACTTCCACAACCAAGCCGGCATGAGCGTGATCGCGGTGGGCTCGAAGGAGCTCATGTGCATCGGCGCGCTGCCGCCCTTCGATCACCCGCACGTCTTCCTCGACATGGGCAGCGACACCGAGATCATCTGCCAGTACTGCTCGACCCTGTTCCGCTACGATCCGAAGCTGAAGCCGGGCACGGCGGAGCCGGCCGGGTGCGCGTGGCACGACGAGGCGTCCGAAGAGACCTCCAAGGCGGCCTGACGGGCCGGGCCTCCCCGTGGCGGCGCTCTCCATCGTCATCGTCGGCGCGGGCATCGGCGGGCTCACCGCCGCCCTGGCGCTCGCCGATGCGGGGCATGCGATCACGCTGATCGAGCGCCGCACCGGTTTCTCCGAGGTCGGGGCCGGGCTCCAGCTCTCGCCGAACGCCAGCGCCGTGCTGATCGGCCTCGGCCTCGGGGCGGCCCTGCGCCGGGCCGGCGACGAGCCGCCGGGCGTCACCGTGCGGGCGCTCGCCACCGGCCGCGTCATCGGCGGCATCCGGCTGGGCCCGGGCCTGCGCGAGCGCCACGGCGCGCCCTATTACGTGCTGCACCGGGCCGACCTTCAGACCATCCTGCTCGATGCCGTGCGCGGGCGTCCCGGCATCCGCCTCTGCGTCGGGCGCGAGGTCTCGGATCTCACCGAGCGCGAGGACGGCGTCGGCCTGACGATGAAGAGCGTCGCCGGCGACCGCAGCGAGACCTTGAACGCCGATCTCGTCGTCGGTGCGGACGGCGTGCGCTCGAACCTGCGCCGACGTTTCGACGGGCGCCCCTTGCAACTCCATCGGCAGGCGGCGTGGCGGGCGGTGATCCCGCGGGAGGCGGCGCCGGAGACCCTTCAGGGCAGCGAAACCGGCCTGTGGCTGGGACGCGGGCGCCACGTCGTCCACTACCCGATCAACGGCGGCAGGCGGCTCAACGTCGTGGCGATCGCGCCCGAGCGCGACGGCGACGAGGATTGGGGCCGTCTCGGCGACCCGGCGGCCCTGCGCGGCCATTTTCCGGACGCGGCCCCCCCGCTGATGGCGCTGCTCGGCCTGCCCGATACCTGGGTGGTGTGGTCTCTGGTGGACCGCCCGGCGGCGCGGCCGATGGCGCGGGGCCGGATCGCCCTGCTCGGCGACGCCGCCCACCCGGTGCTGCCCTTCCTGGCCCAGGGTGCGGCGCTCGCCATCGAGGACGCCGCGGTGCTGGCGTCGAGCCTCGCGGCCCACGCCGCCGTTCCGGAGGCGCTGGCCGCCTACGCCGCGGCACGCCAGCCCCGGGTCCGCGCGGTGCAGCGCGCCGCCCGCCGCAACGGCCGCTTCTACCACGCCGGCCGCCTGATCGGCCTGGCCCGGGACACGGCGATGCGGCGCCTGGGGCCCGAGGGCATGAGTGCGCGCTACGCCTGGGTCTACGGCTGGCACCCGCCCGCTTGATCTGCCCGCACCGGCCCGCTACCGCTGCCTTATGCGGACGTGGCGAAACCGGTAGACGCACGAGACTTAAAATCTTGCGGTCGCAAGGCTGTGCGGGTTCGAGTCCCGCCGTCCGCACCACGGATTTGAAATTGCAAGCCCCGCCAGTAAGATACTGGCAGACAGGTGTTTTTCGGCGCCCACCGCTACAAAGGGCGCTACAAAGTGGCCGTTCCCATGACATCCCTGAGCCGCGCCGCGAATGGCGATTGGTTCGCCCGCAAAGGCATCCCTAAGGACATCCGAGCGGCCTACAAGGCGGCCTACGGCGTGGCCCAGGAGGAGCGTTTCCGTCGCCCTGTTTGGTCCCGGCATTTGGTGGAGCGGGTTTGACCTGAAGCGGCCGGGCTCAGCGGACCATGCCTTGCAGATGGCTTCGTAGGGCGTGAGGCCGCGCAGGGTCTTCAAACGGCGTGCGAAGTTGTAGGCGCTGACAAAGTCGGCCAAGTGCGCACGGAGTTGCGCGTGGCTGTCGTAATGGTAGCGCTTGACCGTCGCGTCCTTGATCGTGCGGTTCATCCGCTCGACCTGACCGTTCGTCCAGGGGTGGCGCGGTTTGGTCAGCCGATGGTCGATATCGTTGCGGGCGCAGGCAAGTTCGAAGCTGTGGGCTCGGAAGGTCTCGCCGGCTACAATCGCCTCCTTGATGACGGAAGCGGCCGAGGCGACGTTGCCGGGCGTGGTGAAGTGGGTGCCGTTGTCGGTGAGCACCGTGTGCACCTTGTAAGGCACGGCCTCGATGAGATGGCGGAGGAAGTCACCTGCGACCCGCCGCGTGGCCTTCTCGTGGAGCTCAACGAAGGCGAACTTGGTCGTGCGGTCGATAGCGACGAGCAGGTAGAGTCGCCCTTCGGCTGTGTGAACCTCGGCCAGATCGATGTGGAAATAGCCGAGCGGGCAGGTCTTGAAGCGTGACCGCTTGGGCTTGTCACCGTCGACCTCCGGCAGTCGGCTGATGCCGTGGCGCTGCAGGCACCGATGCAGCGACGAACGGGTCAGGTGCGGGATCGTCGCCTGGAGCGCGTAGAGGCAGTCGTCCAACGGCAGGAGCGTATGGCGGCGAAAGGCGACGACGACCGCCTCGTCCTCCTGTGACAGCACCGTCGAGCGGGGATCCTTCGGACCCGTGCGCTGATCGGCGACCGAGGTCCGCTGCCGCCACTTGGCGACCGTCTTCCGGTTGATCCCGTAGCGCTTCGAGAGCGCCCTCAGGCTCGCTTGACTATGCTGGATCGCTCGACGGACTGCCTCCGTCGTGGTGGCGCTGCCGTGAAGAACTTGGCCCATAGCGCGTCCCTCCACTCCAACGTGAAGAGTGCACCATCAAACCCTGGGATCAAACATCAAGCGCGAGGCTGGGACGGCGGTTCGATCTCCGGGCCGCCGTTCTCTTGTGCGATGCCTGCAAAGTCGTTTTCAGGTTCCGCGCGGGATGCGAACACTGATGCCCGAGCCGGGACCGGGCGGAATACCTAATGCGGTCTCCACCCCAACGCTGCCCCGAACGTCAATAAGAAGCACTTCTGGATCAACAAGGAGCCCAATCAATCGCTCAGACTCGGGGCGTGGTTGGGCAACCTGTTTGGCTCTATAAACCTCAAGCCTAGGGATACCGTTTGCTATTGCCCTTCGGCTTAGGCCGCGGACGTAGAACCGATTGAACTCACTCTCAGCTAGAACTTCGGCTGCATTGTGCGGCACTTTAACTTGGGT is from Methylorubrum populi and encodes:
- a CDS encoding zinc-finger domain-containing protein, with the protein product MADKAVPHFHNQAGMSVIAVGSKELMCIGALPPFDHPHVFLDMGSDTEIICQYCSTLFRYDPKLKPGTAEPAGCAWHDEASEETSKAA
- a CDS encoding FAD-dependent oxidoreductase; translated protein: MAALSIVIVGAGIGGLTAALALADAGHAITLIERRTGFSEVGAGLQLSPNASAVLIGLGLGAALRRAGDEPPGVTVRALATGRVIGGIRLGPGLRERHGAPYYVLHRADLQTILLDAVRGRPGIRLCVGREVSDLTEREDGVGLTMKSVAGDRSETLNADLVVGADGVRSNLRRRFDGRPLQLHRQAAWRAVIPREAAPETLQGSETGLWLGRGRHVVHYPINGGRRLNVVAIAPERDGDEDWGRLGDPAALRGHFPDAAPPLMALLGLPDTWVVWSLVDRPAARPMARGRIALLGDAAHPVLPFLAQGAALAIEDAAVLASSLAAHAAVPEALAAYAAARQPRVRAVQRAARRNGRFYHAGRLIGLARDTAMRRLGPEGMSARYAWVYGWHPPA